One genomic window of Caenorhabditis elegans chromosome I includes the following:
- the haf-4 gene encoding ABC-type antigen peptide transporter (Confirmed by transcript evidence) codes for MNSTVASRFSWGLILASIDFLACLLFACLHDGTFKFANFTSQFGDFSFFTSTIDLFLLQFFRFALWMVPAAIHVANKADTLTMWKEPIFCSALLICAASPTKLLLLTEKLKPDEFLTFGDTAFLVWNFISAIILNSSWTRYFSRTPSSYIILEDEDLEVAPKQTFELIFRLLQYCKREWLWHISGFSWLFIYSITRIFVPYYTGQVIATVVATKSYPALSNAVYIMTIISLVSAVAAGFRGGSFEYAYARIQRAIRYDLFHGLVKQDVAFYDAHKTGEVTSRLAADCQTMSDTVALNVNVFLRNCVMLLGSMIFMMKLSWRLSLVTFILVPIIFVASKIFGTYYDLLSERTQDTIAESNDVAEEVLSTMRTVRSFSCENVEADRFYGKLTHTLDVTRTKAIAYIGFLWVSELFQSFIIVSVLWYGGHLVLTQKMKGDLLVSFLLYQMQLGDNLRQMGEVWTGLMQSVGASRKVFEYIDREPQIQHNGEYMPENVVGKIEFRNVHFSYPTRSDQPILKDLSFTVEPGETVALVGPSGSGKSSCISLLENFYVPNAGQVLVDGVPLEEFEHHYIHKKIALVGQEPVLFARSVMENVRYGVEVADTEIIRSCEMANAHGFIMQTTLKYETNVGEKGTQMSGGQKQRIAIARALVREPAILLLDEATSALDTESEHLVQEAIYKNLDGKSVILIAHRLSTVEKADKIVVINKGRVEQIGNHETLLKDTNGTYAKLVQRQMMGDQKPRKRPAVARSGPQPAASINVAGPSQGNAMSLLSTSFSQSASSVTSH; via the exons ATGAATTCGACGGTGGCTTCCCGTTTCTCATGGGGACTCATTCTGGCGtcgatcgattttttggcgtGCCTACTGTTCGCCTGCCTGCATGATGGAACTTTCAAATTCGCGAATTTTACTTcgcaatttggcgatttttcgttttttacgAG cacAATCGACCTATTCTTGCtgcaatttttccgttttgcaCTATGGATGGTGCCGGCGGCAATCCACGTGGCCAACAAGGCGGACACGTTGACAATGTGGAAAGAG ccaattttctgCTCGGCACTGCTCATCTGCGCGGCGAGCCCCACAAAATTGCTCCTCCTCACAGAAAAGCTGAAGCCCGATGAGTTCCTCACTTTCGGCGACACTGCCTTCCTTGTCTGGAATTTCATTTCCGCGATCATTTTGAACTCCTCGTGGACAAGATACTTCTCGCGAACTCCGTCTTCATATATAATTCTGGAGGATGAGGAT CTCGAGGTGGCTCCAAAACAAACGTTTGAGCTTATTTTCCGCCTGCTCCAATACTGCAAACGTGAATGGCTCTGGCATATTTCCGGATTCTCGTGGCTCTTTATTTATTCGATCA CCCGTATCTTCGTTCCCTATTACACGGGACAAGTCATCGCTACCGTGGTCGCCACAAAATCGTACCCAGCCCTCTCCAACGCTGTCTACATCATGACAATCATCTCGTTGGTGAGCGCTGTCGCCGCCGGATTCCGTGGAGGATCCTTCGAGTACGCCTACGCAAGGATCCAGAGGGCAATCCGCTACGATTTGTTCCACGGACTCGTGAAACAGGATGTCGCTTTCTATGATGCTCACAAGACCGGAGAGGTGACTTCTCGTCTGGCTGCTGATTGTCAGACTATGTCGGATACAGTTGCGTTGAATGTTAACGTTTTCCTCAG AAACTGCGTTATGCTCCTTGGATCGATGATCTTCATGATGAAGCTTTCGTGGCGCCTCTCCCTCGTCACATTCATCCTCGTCCCAATTATCTTCGTCGCCTCCAAAATCTTCGGAACATATTATGAT CTCCTCTCCGAAAGAACACAGGACACAATTGCCGAGTCCAATGACGTTGCCGAGGAAGTTCTCTCCACAATGCGTACAGTCCGATCCTTTTCCTGCGAGAACGTCGAAGCCGATCGCTTCTACGGGAAGCTCACCCACACACTTGATGTCACCAGAACCAAGGCGATCGCCTATATCGGATTCCTCTGGGTCTCCGAACTTTTCCAGTCGTTCATCATTGTGTCAGTCCTCTGGTATGGAGGCCATCTAGTGCTCACCCAGAAAATGAAGGGAGATCTTCTAGTGTCATTTTTGTTGTATCAAATGCAACTCGGAGATAATCTTCGTCAAATGGGAGAAGTCTGGACAGGATTGATGCAATCTGTTGGAGCAAGTCGTAAAGTGTTCGAGTACATTGATCGAGAGCCCCAGATTCAGCACAACGGGGAGTATATGCCGGAGAATGTTGTTGGAAAGATCGAGTTCAGAAATGTTCACTTCAGTTATCCAACTCGTTCCGATCAGCCAATCCTTAAGGATCTCTCGTTTACCGTTGAACCAGGAGAGACTGTCGCATTGGTTGGACCATCTGGCTCTGGAAAGTCTTCGTGCATTTCTTTGCTTGAGAACTTCTACGTCCCGAATGCTGGACAGGTTTTGGTGGATGGAGTTCCGTTGGAAGAATTCGAGCATCATTATATTCATAAGAAG atcgcCCTTGTCGGCCAGGAGCCCGTCCTGTTCGCTCGTTCTGTGATGGAAAATGTCAGATACGGTGTCGAAGTGGCGGATACG GAAATCATTCGCTCTTGTGAAATGGCGAATGCTCACGGATTCATTATGCAAACCACGTTGAAATACGAAACAAACGTCGGAGAGAAGGGAACACAAATGTCCGGTGGTCAGAAGCAACGTATCGCAATTGCTCGTGCTCTTGTTCGTGAGCCAGCGATTCTCTTGTTGGATGAAGCCACGTCGGCGTTGGACACCGAGTCCGAACATCTTGTTCAGGAAGCGATTTATAAGAATTTGGATGGAAAGAGTGTCATTTTGATTGCACATCGATTATCGACTGTTGAGAAGGCTGATAAGATTGTGGTTATTAATAAG GGAAGAGTCGAACAAATCGGAAATCACGAAACCCTACTGAAGGACACCAACGGAACCTACGCGAAGCTCGTTCAACGCCAAATGATGGGAGATCAGAAGCCACGTAAACGGCCGGCGGTCGCCAGATCGGGACCTCAGCCAGCCGCGTCAATCAACGTGGCAGGACCATCGCAGGGTAATGCAATGTCCCTGTTGTCGACGTCTTTCAGCCAATCTGCCAGTAGTGTTACTTCtcattaa
- the Y65B4BL.3 gene encoding uncharacterized protein (Confirmed by transcript evidence) has product MQEHLSVPTYCTDPNESFRCSSSTCYWLHRIVLNLPRFMISGEFFVEKCAYLLIFFFISCTMFLYAVYLVKHETELKIRYRAILTLPSMFFEMIVSFLSYYSTIISIFNYSSTAQKNPDFFSSAFIIFAFIISIFYALLLVIHFATLYYIMIYPVIPLSIYTVSNANYSTLNYGQRGGSGRSNHYETLNAGPLLSDSYRLSVNNWQAANETRGTVSSYSQIRGWNNTIRSTNTMRQRDDVDNDYLELI; this is encoded by the exons ATGCAGGAACATTTATCGGTTCCAACGTACTGCACAGATCCCAATGAAAGCTTCCGCTGCAGCTCATCGACCTGCTATTGGCTCCATCGAATTGTGCTCAATTTGCCACGTTTCATGATTTCGGGCgaatttttcgtggaaaagTGTGCATATCtgctcattttcttcttcatcagcTGCACGATGTTTCTGTATGCGGTGTATTTGGTGAAACATGAGACTGAGCTGAAGATTCGATATCGAGCGATTTTGACGTTGCCCAGCatgttttttgag atGATTGTTTCATTCCTGTCCTACTATTCTACAATCATCTCGATCTTCAACTACTCCAGCACTGCCCAAAAGAATCCCGACTTTTTTTCTTCCGCGTTCATCATTTTCGCATTTATCATCTCAATTTTCTACGCTTTACTG ttagtGATCCACTTTGCCACATTGTACTACATTATGATCTACCCGGTTATTCCACTGTCGATTTACACAGTATCGAATGCGAATTACTCGACACTGAACTACGGGCAGCGAGGCGGAAGTGGAAGAAGCAATCATTATGAg actctAAACGCCGGTCCACTGTTGAGCGACTCGTACAGGCTGTCTGTGAATAATTGGCAAGCTGCCAACGAGACACGTGGCACCGTAAGCTCCTACTCTCAAATCCGCGGATGGAACAACACGATCCGGTCGACG aACACGATGCGGCAGCGAGACGATGTCGACAACGACTACCTGGAGttgatttga
- the haf-4 gene encoding ABC-type antigen peptide transporter (Confirmed by transcript evidence), whose translation MVPAAIHVANKADTLTMWKEPIFCSALLICAASPTKLLLLTEKLKPDEFLTFGDTAFLVWNFISAIILNSSWTRYFSRTPSSYIILEDEDLEVAPKQTFELIFRLLQYCKREWLWHISGFSWLFIYSITRIFVPYYTGQVIATVVATKSYPALSNAVYIMTIISLVSAVAAGFRGGSFEYAYARIQRAIRYDLFHGLVKQDVAFYDAHKTGEVTSRLAADCQTMSDTVALNVNVFLRNCVMLLGSMIFMMKLSWRLSLVTFILVPIIFVASKIFGTYYDLLSERTQDTIAESNDVAEEVLSTMRTVRSFSCENVEADRFYGKLTHTLDVTRTKAIAYIGFLWVSELFQSFIIVSVLWYGGHLVLTQKMKGDLLVSFLLYQMQLGDNLRQMGEVWTGLMQSVGASRKVFEYIDREPQIQHNGEYMPENVVGKIEFRNVHFSYPTRSDQPILKDLSFTVEPGETVALVGPSGSGKSSCISLLENFYVPNAGQVLVDGVPLEEFEHHYIHKKIALVGQEPVLFARSVMENVRYGVEVADTEIIRSCEMANAHGFIMQTTLKYETNVGEKGTQMSGGQKQRIAIARALVREPAILLLDEATSALDTESEHLVQEAIYKNLDGKSVILIAHRLSTVEKADKIVVINKGRVEQIGNHETLLKDTNGTYAKLVQRQMMGDQKPRKRPAVARSGPQPAASINVAGPSQGNAMSLLSTSFSQSASSVTSH comes from the exons ATGGTGCCGGCGGCAATCCACGTGGCCAACAAGGCGGACACGTTGACAATGTGGAAAGAG ccaattttctgCTCGGCACTGCTCATCTGCGCGGCGAGCCCCACAAAATTGCTCCTCCTCACAGAAAAGCTGAAGCCCGATGAGTTCCTCACTTTCGGCGACACTGCCTTCCTTGTCTGGAATTTCATTTCCGCGATCATTTTGAACTCCTCGTGGACAAGATACTTCTCGCGAACTCCGTCTTCATATATAATTCTGGAGGATGAGGAT CTCGAGGTGGCTCCAAAACAAACGTTTGAGCTTATTTTCCGCCTGCTCCAATACTGCAAACGTGAATGGCTCTGGCATATTTCCGGATTCTCGTGGCTCTTTATTTATTCGATCA CCCGTATCTTCGTTCCCTATTACACGGGACAAGTCATCGCTACCGTGGTCGCCACAAAATCGTACCCAGCCCTCTCCAACGCTGTCTACATCATGACAATCATCTCGTTGGTGAGCGCTGTCGCCGCCGGATTCCGTGGAGGATCCTTCGAGTACGCCTACGCAAGGATCCAGAGGGCAATCCGCTACGATTTGTTCCACGGACTCGTGAAACAGGATGTCGCTTTCTATGATGCTCACAAGACCGGAGAGGTGACTTCTCGTCTGGCTGCTGATTGTCAGACTATGTCGGATACAGTTGCGTTGAATGTTAACGTTTTCCTCAG AAACTGCGTTATGCTCCTTGGATCGATGATCTTCATGATGAAGCTTTCGTGGCGCCTCTCCCTCGTCACATTCATCCTCGTCCCAATTATCTTCGTCGCCTCCAAAATCTTCGGAACATATTATGAT CTCCTCTCCGAAAGAACACAGGACACAATTGCCGAGTCCAATGACGTTGCCGAGGAAGTTCTCTCCACAATGCGTACAGTCCGATCCTTTTCCTGCGAGAACGTCGAAGCCGATCGCTTCTACGGGAAGCTCACCCACACACTTGATGTCACCAGAACCAAGGCGATCGCCTATATCGGATTCCTCTGGGTCTCCGAACTTTTCCAGTCGTTCATCATTGTGTCAGTCCTCTGGTATGGAGGCCATCTAGTGCTCACCCAGAAAATGAAGGGAGATCTTCTAGTGTCATTTTTGTTGTATCAAATGCAACTCGGAGATAATCTTCGTCAAATGGGAGAAGTCTGGACAGGATTGATGCAATCTGTTGGAGCAAGTCGTAAAGTGTTCGAGTACATTGATCGAGAGCCCCAGATTCAGCACAACGGGGAGTATATGCCGGAGAATGTTGTTGGAAAGATCGAGTTCAGAAATGTTCACTTCAGTTATCCAACTCGTTCCGATCAGCCAATCCTTAAGGATCTCTCGTTTACCGTTGAACCAGGAGAGACTGTCGCATTGGTTGGACCATCTGGCTCTGGAAAGTCTTCGTGCATTTCTTTGCTTGAGAACTTCTACGTCCCGAATGCTGGACAGGTTTTGGTGGATGGAGTTCCGTTGGAAGAATTCGAGCATCATTATATTCATAAGAAG atcgcCCTTGTCGGCCAGGAGCCCGTCCTGTTCGCTCGTTCTGTGATGGAAAATGTCAGATACGGTGTCGAAGTGGCGGATACG GAAATCATTCGCTCTTGTGAAATGGCGAATGCTCACGGATTCATTATGCAAACCACGTTGAAATACGAAACAAACGTCGGAGAGAAGGGAACACAAATGTCCGGTGGTCAGAAGCAACGTATCGCAATTGCTCGTGCTCTTGTTCGTGAGCCAGCGATTCTCTTGTTGGATGAAGCCACGTCGGCGTTGGACACCGAGTCCGAACATCTTGTTCAGGAAGCGATTTATAAGAATTTGGATGGAAAGAGTGTCATTTTGATTGCACATCGATTATCGACTGTTGAGAAGGCTGATAAGATTGTGGTTATTAATAAG GGAAGAGTCGAACAAATCGGAAATCACGAAACCCTACTGAAGGACACCAACGGAACCTACGCGAAGCTCGTTCAACGCCAAATGATGGGAGATCAGAAGCCACGTAAACGGCCGGCGGTCGCCAGATCGGGACCTCAGCCAGCCGCGTCAATCAACGTGGCAGGACCATCGCAGGGTAATGCAATGTCCCTGTTGTCGACGTCTTTCAGCCAATCTGCCAGTAGTGTTACTTCtcattaa
- the W04C9.2 gene encoding MICOS complex subunit MIC13 (Confirmed by transcript evidence) — protein MGFLWKTAKLGIKVGLVAGAVKLSIDNDIWSTNNVKGSELYQKLKKYILPGTVVFPEQLPTVEDVQLKAGGKWNSAVDSVFTTIENVPSSVNTVANRLINNK, from the exons ATGGGATTCTTGtggaaaactgcaaaactCGGAATTAAAGTTGGACTCGTCGCCGGCGCCGTCAAACTGTCAATCGATAACGATATTTGGTCGACTAACAATGTTAAA ggcAGCGAACTGTATCAAAAGCTTAAAAAGTACATTCTTCCCGGCACCGTCGTCTTTCCAGAGCag ctcCCAACAGTCGAAGATGTGCAGCTGAAGGCCGGTGGAAAGTGGAACAGTGCTGTTGACTCG gtattcACCACAATCGAGAACGTCCCATCAAGCGTGAACACAGTGGCCAATCGACTCatcaataataaataa
- the Y65B4BL.3 gene encoding uncharacterized protein (Confirmed by transcript evidence): MYQPCRSTSSRGRSSEEVNDTFHQVYVPLLKITMNISLVKYICLLVYCIRSMQEHLSVPTYCTDPNESFRCSSSTCYWLHRIVLNLPRFMISGEFFVEKCAYLLIFFFISCTMFLYAVYLVKHETELKIRYRAILTLPSMFFEMIVSFLSYYSTIISIFNYSSTAQKNPDFFSSAFIIFAFIISIFYALLLVIHFATLYYIMIYPVIPLSIYTVSNANYSTLNYGQRGGSGRSNHYETLNAGPLLSDSYRLSVNNWQAANETRGTVSSYSQIRGWNNTIRSTNTMRQRDDVDNDYLELI; this comes from the exons ATGTATCAGCCATGCCGGAGCACCAGCTCACGTGGCAGAAGCTCGGAGGAGGTGAACGACACGTTTCATCAGGTCTACGTgccacttttgaaaattactatg aatatctcACTTGTAAAATACATTTGCCTGCTCGTCTACTGTATCCGATCAATGCAGGAACATTTATCGGTTCCAACGTACTGCACAGATCCCAATGAAAGCTTCCGCTGCAGCTCATCGACCTGCTATTGGCTCCATCGAATTGTGCTCAATTTGCCACGTTTCATGATTTCGGGCgaatttttcgtggaaaagTGTGCATATCtgctcattttcttcttcatcagcTGCACGATGTTTCTGTATGCGGTGTATTTGGTGAAACATGAGACTGAGCTGAAGATTCGATATCGAGCGATTTTGACGTTGCCCAGCatgttttttgag atGATTGTTTCATTCCTGTCCTACTATTCTACAATCATCTCGATCTTCAACTACTCCAGCACTGCCCAAAAGAATCCCGACTTTTTTTCTTCCGCGTTCATCATTTTCGCATTTATCATCTCAATTTTCTACGCTTTACTG ttagtGATCCACTTTGCCACATTGTACTACATTATGATCTACCCGGTTATTCCACTGTCGATTTACACAGTATCGAATGCGAATTACTCGACACTGAACTACGGGCAGCGAGGCGGAAGTGGAAGAAGCAATCATTATGAg actctAAACGCCGGTCCACTGTTGAGCGACTCGTACAGGCTGTCTGTGAATAATTGGCAAGCTGCCAACGAGACACGTGGCACCGTAAGCTCCTACTCTCAAATCCGCGGATGGAACAACACGATCCGGTCGACG aACACGATGCGGCAGCGAGACGATGTCGACAACGACTACCTGGAGttgatttga
- the Y65B4BL.4 gene encoding Dolichyl-phosphate-mannose--protein mannosyltransferase (Confirmed by transcript evidence) has product MADISIRSTNSNISRGARPESGRLHRKYPYRWLFDQVHVKSLIFHVEVGMLAIAIIGLYRASQMSVDEHFEPPSVPGFDGLQWNGETFRNFNGVLIRPNYVPARNLINIFSYFLIFSIATGFLGMRLSETSITRRNFPRKVNPALLLIPSAISVISILYPLSVWTLRTLYSIIKLLIKENLKFSILLDACRLSFLPIILVWAVYIYFLYGFWLGVLYYQRRGDQPSPTTNNSPFRRPIRKQTALRFQGKASVNLFSDLTAVTNELGSPSSPSSNCVISTATTSIPSTSTSSTTTPKHNRSVSPRGFRHLETVDEEAQSRTSSSD; this is encoded by the exons atggcAGATATTAGTATCCGCTCGACAAATTCCAATATATCTCGAGGAGCACGTCCGGAATCAGGCCGCCTGCACCGAAAATACCCGTATCGCTGGCTTTTCGATCAAGTTCATGTCAAa agcctgATATTCCATGTGGAAGTGGGAATGCTCGCCATTGCCATCATCGGGCTCTACAGGGCCAGTCAAATGAGTGTCGACGAGCATTTCGAGCCGCCATCCGTTCCCGGCTTCGATGGACTTCAGTGGAACGGCGAAACGTTTCGAAACTTCAATGGAGTGCTGATCCGCCCGAATTATGTGCCGGCTCGGAatttaatcaatattttctcgtattttctgatttttag CATCGCAACCGGATTCTTGGGAATGAGGCTCTCCGAGACGAGCATCACACGTCGAAACTTTCCCCGGAAAGTCAACCCGGCTCTTCTACTCATTCCATCCGCAATTTCTGTG atttccatcTTGTACCCGCTCTCCGTGTGGACGCTGCGGACTCTTTACTCAATAATAAAGCTTTTAATCAaggagaatctgaaattttcgattttgttag ACGCCTGCCGATTGTCGTTTCTTCCCATCATCCTAGTGTGGGCAgtctatatttattttctctacGGATTCTGGCTAGGCGTGCTATATTACCAGCGACGAGGCGATCAGCCATCTCCGACTACCAATAATA GCCCTTTTCGACGTCCAATCCGCAAGCAAACTGCTCTTCGATTCCAGGgaaaag ccaGCGTCAATTTGTTCTCGGATCTCACGGCTGTCACCAACGAGCTGGGCTCTCCCTCCTCACCATCGTCGAATtg cgtaATATCCACTGCAACCACCTCAATTCCCTCCACCAGCACCAGCAGCACCACCACTCCAAAACACAATCGATCAGTATCGCCACGTGGATTCCGTCATCTGGAGACCGTGGACGAGGAAGCGCAAAGCCGTACATCATCAAGTGATTAA